The Canis lupus dingo isolate Sandy chromosome 11, ASM325472v2, whole genome shotgun sequence genome includes a region encoding these proteins:
- the TMEM215 gene encoding transmembrane protein 215, with product MRPDDINPRTGLVVALVSVFLVFGFMFTVSGMKGETLGNIPLLAIGPAICLPGIAAIALARKTEGCTKWPENELLWVRKLPCFRKSKDKEVVELLRTPSDLESGKGSSDELAKKVGLRGKPPCQGQTEVPVASSITTPTRPEGECQSLVQSGHQEETSRYLDGYCPSGSSLAYSALDAKCSAWDRSDCPEPEDSIFFVPQDSIIVCSYKQNSPYDRYCCYINQSQGRWDHETIV from the coding sequence ATGCGGCCTGATGACATAAACCCGAGGACTGGGCTGGTGGTGGCTCTGGTCAGTGTCTTTCTGGTCTTTGGCTTCATGTTCACCGTCTCTGGGATGAAAGGAGAGACTCTGGGAAACATCCCCCTCCTGGCCATCGGGCCAGCTATCTGCCTACCAGGCATCGCAGCCATTGCCCTGGCCAGGAAAACTGAGGGATGCACCAAGTGGCCTGAAAATGAGCTGCTATGGGTCCGCAAGTTGCCCTGCTTCCGGAAATCCAAGGACAAGGAGGTGGTGGAACTGCTGAGGACCCCTTCAGACCTGGAGTCAGGCAAGGGAAGCTCAGATGAGCTGGCTAAGAAGGTGGGCCTCAGGGGGAAGCCTCCCTGCCAGGGGCAGACAGAGGTGCCTGTGGCCAGTTCCATCACCACCCCTACACGCCCGGAAGGAGAATGCCAGAGCCTGGTCCAGAGTGGGCATCAGGAGGAGACATCTAGATACCTGGATGGCTACTGTCCCTCAGGCAGTTCCCTTGCCTACAGTGCCTTGGATGCCAAGTGCTCAGCCTGGGACCGATCTGATTGCCCTGAGCCTGAGGACAGCATCTTCTTTGTGCCCCAGGACAGTATCATCGTTTGCTCCTACAAGCAGAACAGTCCCTATGACAGATACTGTTGTTACATCAATCAGAGCCAAGGCAGGTGGGACCACGAGACAATAGTCTAA